A window of the Helianthus annuus cultivar XRQ/B chromosome 4, HanXRQr2.0-SUNRISE, whole genome shotgun sequence genome harbors these coding sequences:
- the LOC110886683 gene encoding uncharacterized protein LOC110886683 isoform X3 produces the protein MTHKMMPAPLSLLLSLILSPLLSLLPSPPQDKYYLCDAAYAHIRGFMAPYRNVRYWLGDFRRRRALTNKEKFNHAHARLRNVIERAFDVLKARFPILKRMAPFPLVTQRNITVACFALHNFIRKEGLSDELFTKYDQPNVSVHNTLVHVDADENEVEAHGTAADREYMTQLRDEIAEQLMQSMDTMLYKKCYCLFYEYYFSIV, from the exons ATGACACACAAGATGATGCCGGCACCTCTGAGCCTACTTCTGAGCCTAATCCTGAGCCCACTTCTGAGCCTACTTCCGAGCCCACCACAAG ACAAGTATTATCTTTGTGATGCCGCGTATGCACACATACGGGGATTTATGGCTCCATATCGTAATGTGAGGTATTGGCTAGGAGATTTTCGTCGAAGACGTGCGTTGACTAATAAAGAGAAATTTAACCATGCTCATGCAAGACTTCGGAACGTAATTGAGCGTGCTTTTGATGTCTTGAAAGCAAGATTCCCTATTTTGAAAAGGATGGCACCATTTCCATTGGTTACGCAAAGGAACATTACCGTTGCATGTTTCGCGCTACATAATTTTATAAGGAAAGAGGGTTTGAGCGATGAATTGTTTACAAAATACGATCAACCCAATGTTTCGGTGCATAATACGCTAGTGCACGTTGATGCTGATGAAAACGAGGTTGAAGCACATGGTACTGCAGCGGATCGGGAATATATGACTCAGTTACGAGATGAGATTGCTGAGCAGTTAATGCAAAGCATGGATACAATGCTTTATAAAAAATGTTATTGTCTTTTTTATGAATATTATTTCAGTATTGTATAA
- the LOC110886683 gene encoding L10-interacting MYB domain-containing protein isoform X2 produces MSSTLFTTLLHLKKNPNRISILSRRPTPLPRSPPSLLHLRRRPALVRRSPQPSSPVTTSPIRRLQQHRPQPCSPATATSITAPLLLLSFLHKEMGEKQQWSNDHLKCLLETCIEEINTVGRKGLSLHKDSWNKLGKVLKEKFGLDLTQKQMKNAYDNLKAKYVGWVYLKNKTDNIYNPQTNTFTLTNEEWEEFKKGHPKAASLKTVPLPFPELCAEF; encoded by the exons ATGTCTTCTACGCTCTTCACAACACTTCTCCAtctaaaaaaaaaccctaatcgaATCTCCATCCTCTCCAGGCGACCCACTCCTCTCCCACGCTCTCCACCTTCACTGCTACATCTCCGGCGCCGCCCAGCCCTTGTTCGCCGGTCACCACAGCCCTCTTCGCCGGTCACCACAAGCCCTATTCGCCGGCTGCAGCAACATCGACCACAGCCCTGTTCGCCGGCTACAGCAACATCGATCACAGCCCCTCTTCTTCTCCTTTCTTTCTTGCATAAAG AAATGGGAGAGAAACAACAATGGTCAAACGACCATCTAAAATGCTTATTAGAGACTTGCATTGAAGAGATAAACACGGTGGGTAGAAAAGGCTTGAGTTTGCATAAAGACTCGTGGAATAAATTAGGAAAAGTTCTTAAGGAAAAGTTTGGCTTGGATTTGACTCAAAAACAAATGAAGAATGCATATGATAATCTTAAAGCCAAATACGTAGGTTGGGTGTATTTGAAAAACAAAACCGACAACATATACAACCCTCAAACAAATACTTTTACCTTAACGAACGaggaatgggaagaatttaagaag GGGCACCCAAAGGCTGCATCATTGAAGACAGTTCCGTTGCCTTTTCCAGAACTTTGTGCAGAATTTTGA
- the LOC110886683 gene encoding L10-interacting MYB domain-containing protein isoform X1, whose protein sequence is MSSTLFTTLLHLKKNPNRISILSRRPTPLPRSPPSLLHLRRRPALVRRSPQPSSPVTTSPIRRLQQHRPQPCSPATATSITAPLLLLSFLHKVEMGEKQQWSNDHLKCLLETCIEEINTVGRKGLSLHKDSWNKLGKVLKEKFGLDLTQKQMKNAYDNLKAKYVGWVYLKNKTDNIYNPQTNTFTLTNEEWEEFKKGHPKAASLKTVPLPFPELCAEF, encoded by the exons ATGTCTTCTACGCTCTTCACAACACTTCTCCAtctaaaaaaaaaccctaatcgaATCTCCATCCTCTCCAGGCGACCCACTCCTCTCCCACGCTCTCCACCTTCACTGCTACATCTCCGGCGCCGCCCAGCCCTTGTTCGCCGGTCACCACAGCCCTCTTCGCCGGTCACCACAAGCCCTATTCGCCGGCTGCAGCAACATCGACCACAGCCCTGTTCGCCGGCTACAGCAACATCGATCACAGCCCCTCTTCTTCTCCTTTCTTTCTTGCATAAAG TAGAAATGGGAGAGAAACAACAATGGTCAAACGACCATCTAAAATGCTTATTAGAGACTTGCATTGAAGAGATAAACACGGTGGGTAGAAAAGGCTTGAGTTTGCATAAAGACTCGTGGAATAAATTAGGAAAAGTTCTTAAGGAAAAGTTTGGCTTGGATTTGACTCAAAAACAAATGAAGAATGCATATGATAATCTTAAAGCCAAATACGTAGGTTGGGTGTATTTGAAAAACAAAACCGACAACATATACAACCCTCAAACAAATACTTTTACCTTAACGAACGaggaatgggaagaatttaagaag GGGCACCCAAAGGCTGCATCATTGAAGACAGTTCCGTTGCCTTTTCCAGAACTTTGTGCAGAATTTTGA